The genomic segment CGTTTAATTACGCAGCTGAGAGGCATGCGCATGGTGCTAGTGCTACTTTCTACACTGCTGCTTGTTATGCTATCAGGGGCTCAGAGAGCTTGCCCAAAGAACTGCAGATGTGATGGCAAAATTGTGTATTGTGAGTCTCATGCTTTCGCAGATATCCCAGAGAACATTTCTGGAGGATCACAAGGCTTATCATTACGATTCAACAGCATTCAGAAACTCAAATCCAATCAGTTTGCCGGCCTTAACCAGCTTATATGGCTTTATCTTgaccataattacattagctcAGTGGATGAAGATGCATTTCAAGGCATTCGTAGATTGAAAGAATTAATTCTAAGCTCCAACAAAATTACCTATCTGCACAACAAAACCTTTCATCCAGTTCCCAATCTCCGCAATCTGGACCTCTCCTACAATAAGCTTCAGACATTGCAATCAGAGCAATTTAAAGGTCTTCGGAAACTCATCATTTTGCACTTGAGATCCAACTCCTTAAAGACTGTGCCAATAAGAGTTTTTCAAGACTGTCGAAATCTTGACTTCCTGGATTTGGGTTACAATCGTCTTCGAAGCTTGTCCCGGAATGCTTTTGCTGGCCTCTTGAAGTTAAAGGAACTCCACTTGGAGCACAATCAGTTTTCCAAGATCAATTTTGCGCATTTTCCACGTCTCTTCAACCTCCGCTCGATTTACTTGCAATGGAACAGGATTCGCTCCATTAGCCAAGGCTTGACATGGACTTGGAGTTCCCTGCACAACTTGGATTTATCAGGGAATGATATCCAAGGAATTGAGCCGGGCACATTTAAGTGTCTGCCCAATTTGCAAAAATTGAATTTGGATTCCAACAAGCTTACCAACATCTCACAGGAAACTGTCAATGCCTGGATATCATTAATATCCATTACTTTGTCTGGAAATATGTGGGAATGCAGTCGGAGTATCTGTCCTCTGTTTTATTGGCTTAAGAATTTCAAGGGAAATAAGGAAAGCACCATGATATGTGCAGGACCTAAGCACATCCAGGGTGAAAAGGTTAGTGATGCAGTGGAGACATATAATATCTGCT from the Desmodus rotundus isolate HL8 chromosome 5, HLdesRot8A.1, whole genome shotgun sequence genome contains:
- the LRRTM4 gene encoding leucine-rich repeat transmembrane neuronal protein 4, with the protein product MGFRLITQLRGMRMVLVLLSTLLLVMLSGAQRACPKNCRCDGKIVYCESHAFADIPENISGGSQGLSLRFNSIQKLKSNQFAGLNQLIWLYLDHNYISSVDEDAFQGIRRLKELILSSNKITYLHNKTFHPVPNLRNLDLSYNKLQTLQSEQFKGLRKLIILHLRSNSLKTVPIRVFQDCRNLDFLDLGYNRLRSLSRNAFAGLLKLKELHLEHNQFSKINFAHFPRLFNLRSIYLQWNRIRSISQGLTWTWSSLHNLDLSGNDIQGIEPGTFKCLPNLQKLNLDSNKLTNISQETVNAWISLISITLSGNMWECSRSICPLFYWLKNFKGNKESTMICAGPKHIQGEKVSDAVETYNICSEVQVVNTEKSYLVPQTPQKPLIIPKPTVSKSNPTQTSLETPSPSPGFQIPGTEQEYEHVSFHKIIAGSVALFLSVAMILLVIYVSWKRYPASMKQLQQHSIMKRRRKKTRESERQMNSPLQEYYVDYKPTNSETMDISVNGSGPCTYTISGSRECEV